In Aureibacillus halotolerans, a single genomic region encodes these proteins:
- the sspI gene encoding small acid-soluble spore protein SspI — protein MDLNLRKAITQNVQSNSRDELENTIVDAIQSGEEKMLPGLGVLFEIIWQHADQEEQEEMLTMLHDGLHTN, from the coding sequence ATGGATTTAAATTTGCGTAAAGCCATCACTCAAAACGTGCAATCCAATTCGAGAGATGAACTTGAGAATACGATTGTTGACGCGATTCAAAGCGGTGAAGAAAAAATGCTTCCTGGTCTAGGCGTACTCTTTGAGATCATTTGGCAACATGCGGACCAAGAGGAACAGGAAGAGATGTTAACGATGCTTCACGATGGTCTTCACACGAATTAG